CAAATGCGAGGGCCTCGTCGCCGGCTATGGCGGACCGGCAATCGTCCGCAATGTCGATCTCGCGATTCCGGCAAACGAGATGATGACGCTGGTCGGCCCCAACGGCGCCGGCAAGTCGACGCTGCTGCGCGCCTTCTACGGGCTGACGAAGACCTATTCGGGCCGCATCCTGTTCGAAAGTCGGACGATCGAGAAGACCTCGCCGCTGGAGCGCTATGCCTCGGGAGTTGCCTTCGTGCCGCAAGGCCGGTGCAATTTCGATCGGATGAGCGTTGCCGAGAACCTCGCCGTCGCGGCGCATTCGGTGCCGGTCGCTAAACGCGCGGAAGCACTCGACTACGTGCTCGGCCTGTTCCCGACGCTGAAGCCGCTGATGTCGTCCATGGCCGGGAACCTGAGCGGTGGCGAGCAGCAGTTGCTCGAAATGGCGATGGTTCTGCAGACGCGGCCGAAGTGCCTGCTGGTCGACGAGCCGTCACTCGGCCTGTCGCCGCGGATGCAGGTCTCGGTGTTCGAGAAGCTGGCCGACCTGCGCAGCGCGGGCATGACGGTCGTCGCGGTAGAGCAGAACGTGCGCGTGGCGCTCGCCGTCTCAGACCGCGCGGCGGTTCTGGTCCACGGTGAGATCGCCTTCGAGGGGCCGGCGGGCGAGATCCTGGCCGACGACCGAATCCGCAGCGCCTATCTCGGCGGCCAACCCATCGCCGCAGCCCACTGACAACAGACCCAGAAGTGAGGAAGCATGACTGATCTCCCCGCCATGACGGAGCTCGCCGCCGAGCTGCGCGGCAAGGCCTTCCGCGAGGTACCGGACGACGTCGAGCTGATCGTCTCGTCGGAGAGCGCCAACAAGGCCTATCTGTCCGGCTATGTCAGCATGTCGCACGACGTCGCCCCGAATTACCGCTCGGCGGCCCTGGCGACGCGCGAAAGGGCCTCCCTCGTCGTCAGCGCCGCCGATGCCGGGCCGGCCTTCGACCTGCTGCGTGACCCGGGTCTCATCCACCGCTACGGCGAGTTCTACTTCGAGACCGCCGGCGACGGCGAGCCGAAGGGTTACAACGTCAAGCCGAAGGCATCGTTCGACGAGGCGGCGGCCGACGCGCTTCGCGCCTTGAAGCCCGCCGGCGGACGCGTCGGCATCGACCGGGCGGATGGCGACCTGCTCTGGACTCTCGGCCGCGACATTCTGGGCGAGGCCAAGGTGATCGATGTCACCGACAACCTCCGCCGGGCCCGGACGACCAAGACCGCGAACGAGGTCGAGCGCCTGCGCCGTGCGACCGTGCTGGTCGAGGACGGCTT
The Mesorhizobium australicum genome window above contains:
- a CDS encoding ABC transporter ATP-binding protein, which codes for MSATEPLLKCEGLVAGYGGPAIVRNVDLAIPANEMMTLVGPNGAGKSTLLRAFYGLTKTYSGRILFESRTIEKTSPLERYASGVAFVPQGRCNFDRMSVAENLAVAAHSVPVAKRAEALDYVLGLFPTLKPLMSSMAGNLSGGEQQLLEMAMVLQTRPKCLLVDEPSLGLSPRMQVSVFEKLADLRSAGMTVVAVEQNVRVALAVSDRAAVLVHGEIAFEGPAGEILADDRIRSAYLGGQPIAAAH